In Pseudomonas fluorescens, a genomic segment contains:
- a CDS encoding ABC transporter ATP-binding protein, whose translation MSQSVLTARGIALGYASGPVLQGFDLQLQPGEVVSILGPSGVGKSSLLRVLAGLQAPQGGGVQVLGEPLSGPHPRVAVAFQDPSLLPWLSLEKNVAFGLDFARQPHLSPEERRQRVDHAIAAVGLEHARQQFPAQLSGGMAQRTALARCLARQPQVLLLDEPFGALDEVTRADMQHLLLKVNREQGSAAVLITHDIDEALLLSDRILLLGNRPARTLGEWRIDLPQPREEQVEAIGALRIEILKTLRQASRPQPNPLDLLEPSHVSG comes from the coding sequence ATGAGCCAGTCGGTTCTGACGGCCCGGGGCATTGCCCTGGGGTACGCCAGCGGCCCGGTGCTGCAAGGCTTCGACCTGCAGTTGCAGCCCGGCGAAGTGGTATCGATCCTCGGCCCCAGCGGTGTGGGCAAATCCAGCCTGTTGCGGGTGCTCGCCGGCTTGCAGGCGCCTCAGGGCGGCGGCGTACAGGTACTGGGCGAGCCATTGAGCGGCCCGCACCCGCGTGTGGCGGTGGCGTTCCAGGACCCAAGCCTGTTGCCGTGGCTGAGCCTGGAAAAGAATGTGGCGTTTGGCCTGGACTTCGCCCGTCAGCCGCACCTGAGCCCCGAGGAGCGGCGCCAGCGCGTTGACCATGCCATCGCGGCCGTGGGCCTGGAGCATGCGCGCCAGCAGTTCCCGGCGCAGTTGTCCGGTGGCATGGCCCAGCGCACGGCGTTGGCCCGCTGCCTGGCGCGCCAGCCGCAAGTACTGCTGCTCGATGAACCCTTTGGTGCCTTGGACGAAGTGACCCGTGCCGACATGCAGCACCTGTTGCTCAAGGTCAATCGCGAACAGGGTTCGGCGGCGGTGTTGATCACCCACGACATCGACGAAGCCCTGCTGCTGTCCGACCGCATCCTGCTACTGGGTAACCGCCCGGCGCGCACGTTGGGCGAATGGCGGATCGACCTGCCGCAACCCCGCGAGGAACAGGTAGAAGCGATTGGCGCGCTGCGCATCGAGATTCTTAAAACCCTACGGCAGGCGAGCCGCCCTCAACCCAACCCCCTTGACCTGCTGGAGCCTAGCCATGTGTCTGGATGA
- a CDS encoding acylase, producing MIISNRLSRMCVAGLMLGLSLAASAREQVAQASADIRRTSFGVPHIRASDERGLGFGIGYAYAQDNLCLLANEVVTVNGQRARFFGPEQATLEERNNLASDVFFTWLNTPEAVAAFWNAQSPAIRQRIEGYVAGYNRYLKEQGAPAPCQAGWVRPLVVEDLVKLTRRLLVEGGVGQFAEALVGAAPPQATASVQRRASAFELAAAQQQRFSLDRGSNAVAVGRDRSFNGRGMLLANPHFPWVGGMRFYQMHLTIPGQLDVMGAALPGLPVINIGFNQHVAWTHTVDTSKHFTLYRLTLDPKDSTRYLLDGQSIPLAKTSVTVQVKQADGSLKAVSRTVYSSSFGPVVQWPGKLDWDSQHAFSLRDANLGNDRVLQQWYAMNRAPSLKALQTSVHTLQGIPWVNTVAADDQGQSLYMNLSVVPNVSAAKLAQCSDPRAGLQFIILDGARSACAWDIDPHAAQPGIFAAAQLPQLERTDYVQHANDSAWMANPKAPLTGFSPVISQDHIGLGPRARFAVQRLQSLEQRPITVADLHNMVMDNEVYVAGQIMPDLLEYCATQLGSDAVALQPLCTSLKHWDRHANLDSGLGLVHFINLAEHLQQTPDAWRVAFDPAEPLTTPRGLAIDRPDVAKALREAMLASATEVAGLGLSANSRWGDIQVSGQTPIHGGPQALGIYNAMQTVPRADGKREVVSGSSYLQIVSFDDQGPNALGVLAFSQSSNPASNYAKDQTQAFSEKKLRPLPFTEAQIKADPQYREQVIKE from the coding sequence GTGATTATTTCCAACCGGTTGTCCAGGATGTGCGTGGCGGGACTGATGCTGGGCTTGAGTCTGGCTGCATCGGCGCGCGAGCAGGTGGCGCAGGCGTCCGCCGATATCCGGCGCACCAGCTTCGGCGTGCCGCACATCCGCGCCAGTGATGAGCGCGGCCTGGGGTTTGGCATCGGTTACGCCTACGCCCAGGACAACCTGTGCCTGCTGGCCAATGAAGTGGTCACCGTCAATGGCCAGCGCGCGCGGTTCTTCGGCCCGGAACAGGCGACCCTGGAAGAACGCAACAACCTCGCCAGCGATGTGTTCTTCACCTGGCTGAATACCCCCGAGGCCGTAGCCGCCTTCTGGAACGCGCAGAGCCCGGCGATCCGCCAACGCATCGAAGGTTATGTGGCCGGCTACAACCGCTATCTCAAAGAGCAGGGCGCCCCGGCGCCATGCCAGGCCGGGTGGGTGCGGCCGCTGGTGGTGGAAGATCTGGTGAAGCTGACCCGCAGGCTGCTGGTTGAAGGCGGCGTTGGCCAATTCGCCGAAGCCCTGGTTGGTGCGGCACCACCCCAGGCCACCGCCAGCGTGCAGCGTCGCGCAAGTGCGTTTGAACTGGCGGCGGCCCAGCAGCAGCGCTTCAGTCTCGATCGCGGCAGCAACGCCGTCGCGGTGGGCCGTGATCGTTCATTTAATGGTCGTGGCATGCTGCTGGCCAACCCGCATTTCCCCTGGGTGGGCGGCATGCGTTTTTACCAGATGCACCTGACCATCCCCGGCCAACTGGATGTGATGGGCGCGGCGCTGCCGGGTCTGCCGGTGATCAACATCGGTTTCAACCAGCATGTGGCCTGGACCCATACGGTCGACACGTCCAAACACTTCACCCTGTACCGACTGACCCTCGACCCCAAGGATTCCACGCGCTACCTGCTGGACGGTCAATCCATCCCCCTGGCGAAAACCTCGGTGACGGTGCAAGTCAAACAGGCCGACGGCAGCCTCAAGGCCGTGTCCCGTACGGTCTACAGTTCGAGCTTCGGCCCCGTGGTGCAATGGCCCGGCAAGCTGGATTGGGACAGCCAGCACGCCTTCAGCCTGCGCGACGCCAACCTGGGCAATGACCGCGTGCTGCAACAGTGGTACGCGATGAACCGCGCCCCCAGCCTCAAGGCACTGCAAACCTCGGTGCACACCCTGCAAGGTATCCCGTGGGTCAACACCGTGGCCGCCGATGATCAGGGCCAGAGCCTGTACATGAACCTGTCGGTGGTGCCCAACGTCAGCGCCGCCAAACTCGCCCAATGCAGCGACCCGCGGGCCGGCCTGCAATTTATCATCCTCGACGGCGCCCGCAGCGCCTGCGCCTGGGACATCGACCCGCATGCCGCGCAACCGGGCATCTTCGCCGCCGCCCAACTGCCGCAACTGGAGCGCACCGACTACGTGCAACACGCCAACGACTCGGCCTGGATGGCCAACCCCAAGGCGCCCTTGACCGGCTTCTCTCCAGTGATCAGCCAGGACCACATCGGCCTCGGCCCGCGCGCGCGCTTCGCCGTGCAGCGCCTGCAATCCCTGGAGCAACGGCCGATCACGGTTGCGGACCTGCACAACATGGTCATGGACAACGAAGTGTATGTGGCGGGCCAAATCATGCCCGACCTGCTGGAATACTGCGCCACGCAACTGGGCAGCGATGCTGTCGCGTTGCAACCGCTGTGTACCAGCCTCAAACACTGGGACCGGCACGCCAACCTCGACAGCGGCCTGGGCCTGGTGCACTTCATCAACCTGGCGGAGCACCTGCAACAAACCCCCGATGCCTGGCGCGTGGCTTTCGACCCGGCCGAACCATTGACCACCCCCCGTGGCCTCGCCATCGACCGCCCCGACGTTGCCAAGGCCTTGCGCGAAGCCATGCTGGCCTCTGCAACTGAAGTCGCCGGGCTCGGTCTCAGCGCCAACAGCCGCTGGGGCGATATCCAAGTCTCCGGGCAAACCCCCATTCACGGCGGCCCGCAAGCGCTCGGCATCTATAACGCCATGCAAACCGTGCCAAGGGCCGATGGCAAACGCGAAGTGGTCAGCGGCAGCAGTTACCTGCAAATCGTCAGCTTCGACGACCAGGGGCCGAACGCATTGGGCGTGCTCGCGTTCTCCCAGTCCAGCAACCCCGCGTCCAACTATGCCAAGGACCAGACCCAAGCATTCTCCGAGAAAAAACTCCGCCCGCTGCCATTCACCGAAGCGCAAATAAAGGCCGACCCGCAGTACCGGGAACAGGTCATCAAGGAGTAG
- a CDS encoding membrane-targeted effector domain-containing toxin: protein MTSLSSTPLPHLLPQQPPLLIDTPTPALPGNQPPTTDTEQSDSTQTNRSTTDTASGSLAQTLADKQNLRSLGQKLNDMAQHLGVNATPQEILAALKSTPMDVQTASSYPVAPGHATTMEAFITSIGVAVPNSHFALTALADAVLSRAIEHPLGNLGGALSWPLPLSIAEQRTLLSAATQYVTLHPNPPSMGASLGPLDYLNSNQPLSGEAARDPAKVLETLLSTPRAQALGQAMQTQLNGIATDTSVNDYTLAALNLMLDPQSISTPHRNTVAGFDLAQSEHWGKPASAIFPALSKHLSAQGHATAEMANVGAYLMLARKAPELLIKDIPSNVTYGSPAWVNLSIAAATIEAQTPGKVPNMGFAQVMNAAEDASLQDPAMTQQAQRAALRVWGVVSGALSQQEADRYSPDDVEKVRSAFNQQANERLEASSQIQTEMPSRKDIALAALKQRFGSDVPFEEKLLSVKNTKQPHIQPLYDPNRAPAGLHSLLDIAMSGLHQYEWESTDPRILRATQGESLQFDVNSTFNDQFTQAIDSRKKGIAKAVKHMIAQLPLADRQNLEHGELEFYQHNTYKLGLGFTGRTLHSKNDNLLVKATGPSGETVYKIDLKQGRVTQVPTTVLTDQHERNASLVYPIERFTPTTSPEADFAQDKTVSSPPPTPSSYTSARTQSIADAFVEHLDIAGKDVVRQAKGATSYDQQMDTEWKLVSFLLDLIPLRSAIVNFQNGDYLDGATDLGMDIFGFVTAGAGAAAKVTKAGTSAVSAATKALRVAKILGTTVIGELNPFSSIGDLVQGGARLIGNGIEQVKRIDRHHNVLNVASAEYGPITQGTFKAADQTVEGSTILFDGQRYAYDPDKGKPYGAPIEAFNPLDGMMPPAPNINASRNLPASAHNNRHNPLSSSNRPARPQPPANGPVQAVPNGIQKTDHLPQGEYVTSIKGAISDAHFTPSRKAATRQKFGQEMNDFYRRMANGGLPARPTLPVIPGQVTPKTVIEKALDASDGVVFGDIHKEMASFQTLFDNVDTFKQKGVKKLYIEATFYDAQMKVIDDGIGFLGNGKTPRLSPSFDELVKKFNDEGIEIVPLDHPYLTRHKDEPEQFQAINQAQQNEPRLREFNYYAAQTIRQNPPGEKWIALMGNAHMKTSQGVPGVAELTGGIGVGVFTRTDPGVSVGMRKTKNLPDPAKALDPHDAPGDLHIFHEV, encoded by the coding sequence ATGACAAGTCTTTCCTCCACGCCCTTACCGCACCTTCTGCCCCAACAGCCTCCCCTCCTGATCGACACACCCACGCCCGCCCTCCCGGGCAACCAGCCCCCCACCACCGACACCGAACAGTCCGATTCAACCCAAACAAACCGCTCAACCACCGACACCGCCAGTGGCAGCTTGGCGCAAACCCTGGCAGACAAGCAGAACCTGCGCAGCCTCGGGCAAAAACTCAACGACATGGCCCAGCACCTGGGTGTAAACGCCACGCCGCAGGAGATCCTGGCCGCGCTGAAGTCGACCCCCATGGATGTGCAAACCGCCTCGTCCTATCCCGTCGCCCCCGGCCATGCCACGACAATGGAGGCCTTCATCACCTCCATAGGCGTGGCTGTACCGAACAGCCATTTCGCCTTGACCGCATTGGCAGACGCCGTGCTCAGCAGGGCCATTGAACACCCCCTGGGCAATCTGGGCGGTGCCCTGTCCTGGCCGCTGCCGCTGAGTATCGCGGAGCAACGCACGTTGCTCAGTGCCGCCACGCAATATGTCACGCTCCACCCCAACCCACCGTCGATGGGGGCAAGCCTGGGCCCGCTGGATTATCTCAACAGCAATCAGCCACTCAGCGGCGAAGCCGCACGTGATCCAGCGAAGGTGCTGGAAACCCTGCTCAGTACCCCCCGTGCACAAGCGCTGGGGCAAGCCATGCAGACTCAATTGAACGGCATTGCGACTGACACCAGCGTCAATGACTACACACTGGCTGCGCTCAATCTGATGCTGGACCCACAGTCCATCAGCACGCCCCATCGAAACACCGTCGCCGGGTTTGATCTGGCACAGTCGGAGCATTGGGGCAAACCCGCATCAGCCATATTCCCGGCCCTGAGCAAGCACTTGAGCGCGCAAGGCCACGCCACGGCCGAAATGGCCAACGTAGGCGCTTACCTGATGCTGGCCCGCAAGGCGCCCGAGTTGCTGATCAAGGACATCCCCAGCAACGTAACCTATGGCAGCCCTGCCTGGGTCAACCTGTCGATCGCCGCGGCAACAATAGAAGCCCAGACACCGGGCAAAGTGCCCAACATGGGCTTTGCCCAGGTCATGAATGCCGCCGAAGACGCCAGCCTGCAAGACCCAGCCATGACCCAACAGGCACAACGCGCCGCCCTGCGGGTGTGGGGCGTGGTGAGTGGCGCACTCTCCCAGCAAGAAGCTGATCGCTACAGCCCCGACGACGTCGAGAAGGTCCGCAGCGCGTTCAATCAACAGGCGAATGAACGATTGGAGGCGTCCAGCCAGATTCAGACTGAAATGCCCAGCCGCAAAGACATTGCCCTGGCCGCACTTAAACAACGGTTCGGCTCGGATGTGCCCTTTGAAGAAAAACTGCTGAGCGTCAAGAACACCAAGCAACCCCACATACAGCCGCTCTACGACCCCAATCGTGCCCCGGCAGGCTTGCACTCGTTGCTGGATATCGCCATGAGTGGCTTGCACCAGTACGAATGGGAAAGCACAGACCCACGCATCCTCCGCGCCACGCAAGGCGAGTCCCTCCAATTCGACGTGAACAGCACCTTCAACGATCAGTTCACCCAAGCCATCGATTCAAGAAAAAAGGGCATTGCTAAGGCGGTCAAACACATGATTGCCCAATTGCCCCTGGCCGACAGGCAAAACCTGGAGCATGGGGAACTTGAGTTCTACCAGCACAATACCTACAAGCTGGGGCTAGGATTTACCGGAAGAACCCTTCACAGCAAAAACGACAATTTGCTGGTTAAAGCCACAGGGCCAAGCGGCGAAACGGTGTATAAGATCGACCTGAAACAAGGGCGCGTGACCCAGGTTCCCACCACCGTTTTGACCGATCAGCACGAACGTAACGCCAGCCTGGTCTACCCGATTGAGCGGTTCACACCAACCACCTCGCCTGAGGCCGACTTCGCCCAGGACAAGACCGTCAGTTCTCCTCCGCCCACGCCTTCGAGCTACACAAGTGCCCGAACACAGTCCATTGCCGATGCCTTTGTCGAACACCTGGACATTGCCGGCAAAGACGTGGTCCGGCAGGCCAAGGGGGCTACCAGCTACGATCAGCAGATGGACACGGAGTGGAAACTGGTCAGCTTTTTACTGGACCTGATTCCACTCAGGTCGGCCATTGTCAACTTTCAAAACGGTGACTACCTGGATGGCGCGACAGACCTGGGCATGGATATCTTTGGTTTCGTCACTGCCGGCGCAGGGGCGGCAGCGAAAGTGACAAAAGCCGGAACCTCGGCCGTCAGTGCCGCAACCAAGGCCCTGCGGGTGGCCAAAATACTCGGGACCACCGTCATCGGTGAGCTCAACCCCTTCAGTAGTATAGGCGATCTGGTTCAAGGCGGTGCAAGGCTGATCGGCAACGGGATTGAACAGGTCAAGCGCATAGATCGTCATCACAACGTGTTGAATGTCGCCAGTGCCGAATATGGACCTATTACCCAAGGCACCTTCAAGGCTGCCGACCAGACCGTCGAGGGAAGCACCATCCTGTTTGATGGCCAACGGTATGCCTATGATCCCGACAAGGGCAAACCTTACGGAGCGCCGATCGAGGCATTCAACCCGCTGGACGGGATGATGCCGCCCGCCCCCAATATAAACGCATCCCGCAATCTCCCCGCATCCGCACACAATAACCGGCATAACCCGCTTAGCTCGAGCAACCGCCCGGCCCGTCCGCAGCCACCGGCGAATGGCCCGGTACAAGCGGTCCCGAACGGCATCCAAAAGACCGACCACTTACCTCAGGGGGAGTATGTCACCAGCATCAAAGGCGCGATAAGCGATGCACACTTCACCCCGAGCAGGAAGGCGGCAACCCGGCAAAAGTTCGGGCAAGAAATGAATGACTTTTATCGGCGGATGGCAAACGGCGGCCTTCCGGCTCGCCCCACCCTCCCCGTGATCCCTGGTCAAGTCACACCCAAAACGGTGATCGAAAAGGCCCTGGATGCATCCGATGGCGTGGTCTTTGGTGACATCCATAAAGAAATGGCCAGTTTCCAGACGCTGTTCGATAACGTAGACACCTTCAAGCAAAAAGGGGTCAAGAAACTGTATATCGAAGCCACGTTCTATGACGCACAGATGAAAGTCATTGACGACGGCATCGGTTTTCTCGGCAACGGCAAGACACCACGGCTATCGCCCTCATTCGATGAGTTGGTCAAAAAATTCAATGATGAAGGGATAGAGATCGTGCCCCTCGACCATCCTTATCTCACCCGGCACAAAGATGAGCCCGAGCAGTTCCAAGCAATCAATCAGGCGCAGCAAAATGAGCCAAGGCTCAGGGAATTCAATTACTACGCCGCACAGACCATTCGCCAGAACCCTCCGGGCGAAAAGTGGATTGCGTTGATGGGCAATGCCCATATGAAGACATCCCAAGGAGTCCCGGGAGTGGCGGAGCTGACAGGCGGCATTGGGGTGGGCGTTTTCACAAGGACAGACCCGGGAGTGAGCGTCGGAATGAGGAAGACCAAAAACCTCCCGGATCCGGCAAAGGCCTTAGATCCTCACGACGCACCGGGTGACCTGCACATTTTCCACGAGGTCTGA
- a CDS encoding acyl-CoA dehydrogenase family protein — protein sequence MLDPILSRWLDVQAQALDVGSCDPQEVLPRLADANVLRIGVPKHLGGLGGDVGGAVDAIANVASHSLAAAFVCWGQRSFIEYLLHSPNERLREQLLPDLLSGKLAGATGLSNAMKFLSGIETLQISGEPSDDGWTLNGRLHWVTNLRKNGFVAAAAIEHADGGAPFILAIPDSVAGLQRSHDLDLLGLQSSNTAALGLEGVELSRDWLLHEDARQFLPAVRPAFLGLQCGMSIGLARRSLAEVAYHLGASRTVLREELEALRVTLDHLVTELKKGLLAGRFAAEPVPLFKLRIALAETAASAVQLELQASGGKAYLTAHGSGFARRWRESAFVPIVTPSLVQLRTELQRQAAL from the coding sequence ATGCTTGACCCAATCTTGAGCCGTTGGCTCGATGTTCAAGCGCAGGCCCTGGATGTGGGCAGTTGCGACCCACAGGAAGTGCTGCCGCGGTTGGCAGACGCCAACGTGTTGCGAATCGGCGTACCCAAGCACCTCGGTGGCCTCGGCGGCGATGTGGGCGGGGCGGTGGACGCCATCGCGAATGTTGCCAGCCATTCCCTGGCGGCAGCCTTTGTGTGCTGGGGGCAGCGTTCGTTTATCGAGTATCTGTTGCACAGCCCCAACGAGCGGCTGCGTGAGCAGTTGTTGCCGGACCTGCTCAGCGGCAAGCTGGCCGGGGCAACGGGGCTGTCGAATGCAATGAAGTTCCTCTCGGGTATCGAGACATTGCAGATCAGCGGCGAGCCGAGCGACGACGGTTGGACCCTGAACGGTCGCCTGCACTGGGTGACCAACTTGCGCAAGAACGGCTTCGTCGCCGCCGCCGCGATTGAACATGCCGACGGTGGTGCGCCGTTTATCCTGGCGATCCCGGACTCAGTGGCGGGCTTGCAGCGCTCACACGATCTTGATTTGCTCGGCTTGCAATCCAGCAACACGGCCGCCCTGGGGCTGGAAGGTGTGGAGCTGAGTCGCGACTGGTTGCTGCATGAGGATGCACGCCAGTTCCTGCCGGCGGTGCGCCCGGCGTTTCTTGGCCTGCAATGCGGCATGTCGATTGGCCTGGCGCGTCGCTCGTTGGCGGAAGTGGCCTATCATCTGGGCGCGTCCCGCACCGTGTTGCGTGAAGAGTTGGAGGCGTTGCGCGTGACCCTCGATCACCTGGTCACCGAACTCAAGAAAGGGTTGCTGGCCGGACGTTTCGCCGCCGAACCGGTGCCATTGTTCAAGCTGCGCATCGCCCTCGCGGAAACCGCCGCGAGCGCCGTGCAACTTGAGCTGCAGGCCAGTGGCGGCAAGGCCTACCTCACCGCGCACGGCAGTGGTTTTGCCCGGCGCTGGCGTGAGTCGGCCTTTGTGCCGATTGTGACGCCCAGCCTGGTGCAACTGCGCACCGAACTGCAACGCCAGGCCGCGCTATGA
- a CDS encoding ABC transporter substrate-binding protein, with the protein MCLDDLTHSRRDFLKLSAVLSAAGALPLLSSLQARAANEPDAPVRIGYLPITDATPLLVAHNNGLFEAEGIKAERPVLLRSWAQVIEAFISGQVNVIHLLSPMTVWARYGSQVPAKVVAWNHVGGSGLTVAPGITDVKQLGGKSVAIPFWYSIHNVVVQQLFRDNGLTPVARAAGGAIAANEVNLIVLPPSDMPPALASKRIDGYIVAEPFNALAENLKVGRVQRFTGDVWRNHACCVVFMHEHDLVNRPEWSQKVVNAIVKAQVWTRDHREEAVKLLSKDGPNRYTPHAEPVLSKVLAPAASDRAAYLAEGAIQHANWDEHRIDFQPYPFPSYTEELVRRLKDTLIEGDKKFLADLDPAFVAKDLVDDRFVRNAIEAVGGMKTFGLPEGFERHEEIGA; encoded by the coding sequence ATGTGTCTGGATGACCTGACCCACTCGCGCCGTGATTTTCTCAAACTCTCTGCGGTGCTCAGCGCCGCCGGTGCCTTGCCGCTGTTGAGCAGCCTGCAGGCACGCGCGGCCAATGAACCGGATGCACCGGTACGCATCGGTTATTTGCCGATCACCGACGCCACGCCATTGCTGGTGGCGCATAACAATGGCCTGTTCGAGGCCGAGGGCATCAAGGCCGAGCGCCCGGTGCTGCTACGCAGTTGGGCCCAGGTGATCGAGGCGTTTATCTCGGGCCAGGTCAACGTGATTCACCTGCTGTCGCCGATGACCGTGTGGGCACGCTATGGCAGCCAGGTCCCGGCCAAGGTCGTGGCATGGAACCACGTCGGCGGTTCCGGGCTGACCGTGGCGCCGGGCATCACTGACGTCAAGCAACTGGGCGGTAAGTCGGTGGCGATTCCGTTCTGGTATTCGATCCATAACGTGGTGGTGCAGCAACTGTTCCGCGATAACGGCCTTACCCCCGTTGCCCGTGCGGCTGGTGGCGCGATTGCGGCCAATGAGGTGAACCTGATCGTGCTGCCGCCCTCGGACATGCCGCCGGCATTGGCCAGCAAGCGCATCGACGGCTACATCGTCGCCGAGCCGTTCAATGCCCTGGCGGAAAACCTCAAGGTTGGTCGCGTGCAGCGTTTTACCGGCGATGTGTGGCGTAACCATGCGTGCTGCGTGGTGTTCATGCATGAGCATGACCTGGTCAACCGCCCGGAGTGGTCGCAGAAGGTGGTGAATGCCATCGTCAAGGCCCAGGTCTGGACCCGCGACCACCGCGAAGAAGCGGTGAAGCTGTTGTCCAAGGATGGCCCGAACCGCTACACGCCGCATGCCGAACCGGTCTTGAGCAAGGTCCTGGCACCGGCGGCCAGCGACCGCGCTGCGTACCTGGCGGAGGGTGCGATCCAGCATGCCAACTGGGACGAACATCGCATTGACTTCCAGCCCTATCCCTTCCCCAGCTACACCGAGGAACTGGTACGGCGCCTGAAAGACACCTTGATCGAAGGCGACAAGAAGTTCCTCGCCGATCTCGACCCGGCCTTCGTCGCCAAGGACCTCGTGGATGACCGCTTTGTGCGCAACGCTATCGAGGCCGTGGGTGGCATGAAGACCTTTGGCTTGCCGGAGGGCTTTGAGCGGCACGAGGAGATCGGCGCTTGA
- a CDS encoding ABC transporter permease, with the protein MNRGKTVAWPGWLLGLGGLAGLLLLWWLGVKVFGAADGLSARFSLAATFGSLWELLGRGELYLHIAVSLKRIVVGLFLALLVGVPLGLLVGSSRNLEAATTPAFQFLRMISPLSWMPIVVMLMGVGDQPIYFLLAFAAVWPIMLNTAAGVRQLDPRWLQLSQSLSATRWETLRRVIIPGVVGHVLTGVRLAIGILWIVLVPCEMLGVSAGLGYYILDTRDRLAYSELMAMVLLIGLLGFALDAFARWLHQRWVHGG; encoded by the coding sequence TTGAACCGAGGTAAAACCGTAGCGTGGCCGGGCTGGTTGCTCGGGTTGGGAGGCTTGGCCGGGTTGCTGTTGCTCTGGTGGCTGGGTGTGAAGGTGTTTGGCGCTGCCGACGGCTTGTCAGCGCGTTTTTCACTGGCGGCCACGTTCGGCAGCCTGTGGGAGTTGCTGGGGCGCGGCGAGCTGTACCTGCACATTGCGGTGAGCCTCAAGCGCATCGTGGTCGGGCTGTTTCTTGCCTTGCTGGTGGGCGTACCGCTGGGGTTGCTGGTGGGCAGTTCGCGCAACCTGGAGGCTGCGACCACGCCGGCCTTTCAGTTCCTGCGGATGATCTCGCCCCTGTCGTGGATGCCGATCGTGGTGATGCTGATGGGCGTCGGGGACCAGCCGATCTACTTCCTGCTGGCGTTTGCCGCGGTGTGGCCGATCATGCTCAACACCGCTGCCGGGGTGCGCCAGCTGGACCCACGCTGGTTGCAGTTGAGCCAGAGCCTGAGTGCCACGCGCTGGGAGACGCTGCGTCGGGTGATCATTCCAGGCGTGGTCGGGCATGTGTTGACCGGCGTGCGCCTGGCCATCGGCATTTTGTGGATCGTGCTGGTGCCGTGCGAGATGCTTGGGGTCAGTGCCGGGCTGGGGTATTACATCCTCGACACGCGGGACCGCCTGGCTTATTCGGAACTGATGGCGATGGTGCTGCTGATCGGGCTGCTGGGCTTTGCGCTGGATGCGTTTGCGCGATGGTTGCATCAGCGATGGGTGCATGGCGGGTGA
- a CDS encoding carboxymuconolactone decarboxylase family protein — protein sequence MSRVPLLTLETAPPAAKPFLENALKGSGFIPNLLAVLANAPAALETYITVSGLNAKAELSLADREVVQLIAATTHGCDFCVAGHTAVARNKAKLPETVIEALRQRGELPDARYETLAAFTREVIATRGDVSDAGYEAFRAAGYSEGQALEVILGVSLATLCNFANVFARTPLNPELAQYRWEQPAS from the coding sequence ATGTCCCGCGTACCGCTGCTCACCCTCGAAACCGCTCCGCCAGCGGCCAAACCCTTCCTGGAAAATGCGCTGAAAGGCTCGGGTTTCATCCCCAACCTGCTGGCCGTGCTGGCCAATGCGCCGGCCGCGTTGGAGACCTACATCACCGTTTCCGGCCTGAACGCCAAGGCCGAGCTGAGCCTGGCCGATCGCGAAGTGGTGCAACTGATTGCCGCGACCACCCACGGTTGCGATTTCTGCGTGGCCGGCCACACCGCCGTGGCGCGCAACAAAGCCAAGCTGCCCGAAACCGTGATCGAAGCCCTGCGCCAGCGTGGCGAACTGCCCGATGCTCGTTATGAGACGCTCGCCGCGTTCACCCGCGAAGTGATCGCTACCCGAGGCGATGTGAGCGATGCCGGCTACGAGGCGTTCCGGGCCGCCGGCTACTCCGAAGGCCAGGCGCTGGAGGTTATATTGGGGGTCAGCCTGGCCACTCTGTGCAACTTCGCTAATGTGTTTGCCCGTACCCCGCTGAACCCGGAGCTGGCGCAGTACCGTTGGGAACAACCGGCCAGTTGA
- a CDS encoding fe2+ zn2+ uptake regulation protein has product MYNSQLPTDGHSTTADATFGSGVQAFGKAPEQQGNQRIRHLLKCFGLRTSLIRLKVIDALLTAAAHQRTLGVRGVHSHLLELGIPLSFLSVREVLKRLCSEGVITLNADKSYSLHEEAAKVLEGRA; this is encoded by the coding sequence ATGTACAACTCGCAACTGCCCACGGACGGACACTCAACGACCGCCGATGCCACGTTTGGCAGCGGCGTACAAGCCTTCGGCAAAGCGCCAGAGCAGCAAGGCAACCAACGAATTCGGCATTTACTCAAGTGTTTCGGCTTGCGCACCAGCCTGATCCGGCTGAAGGTCATCGACGCCCTGCTCACGGCCGCCGCCCACCAGCGCACCCTCGGGGTACGCGGCGTGCACAGCCACTTGCTGGAACTGGGCATCCCTTTGTCGTTCCTCAGCGTGCGTGAGGTACTCAAGCGCCTGTGCAGCGAGGGCGTGATCACCCTCAATGCCGATAAAAGCTACAGCCTCCATGAAGAGGCTGCCAAAGTGCTCGAAGGCCGCGCCTGA